DNA from Salmo trutta chromosome 14, fSalTru1.1, whole genome shotgun sequence:
AATAATCCTGACTAATTTGATCGGAGATGTCTGCAGTTTATTTTTAAATTATCTTGAGGGCACTATTGTACCAGAGAGAGCATGCATAGTTTTAGTGGCACTGAACAAGATCCACTGCCACCATTACATTCTTATCCATCTGACATTCTTAACCATCTGACAGGGGAGAGCATGGCACAAGAAGTTATTTAGCACACATCCAAGATAATTAACTGAGTATTTTGCTGTGACTACTATGTCACAAGATGGGTTCAATAAGTGACAGCTTATTGTAATATAGCCATTTACTGACATTCAGAAGTTAAGCACTGAGGGCTTCCTCAACCACATTTTTGTCAAACAGTGCAGAATCATCTGCATAGAGGAAAAGATCACATGTACAAGCAGTTTTAAGCAGTTTTCAGATCATTTATATTGAACAGAAATGGACCCAGCACACTCCCTTCCGGGACACCGCAGTTCAAGATTTTTGGGTTTAGACAGGGTCCCATCCATATCCACCATCTGTTTTCTTCCTAGCAGAAACAGATCTACAATAACCATACCACAAAATTCCCCTCCAGATGTGGTCAGTTAGATACATCGCAGtcggacagtattcagaccccttgacttttcccacattgttacattacagccttattctaaaatatatgtttttattcccctcaatctacacacaataccccataatgacaaggcaaaactggtttttagaaatttttgcaaatgtattaaaaatgtaagacttaaatatcacatttcagaccttttactctgtACTtcgttgaagaacctttggcagcgattacagcctcgagtcttcttgggtatgacgctacaagctatggacacctatatttggggagtttctcccattcttctctgcagatcctctcaagctctgtcaggttggacgggaaGAGTCGCTGCACACCTAGtttcaggtctctgcagagatgttcgatcaggttcaagtccgggctctagctgggacattgagacttgtcccgaagccactcttgcgttgtcttggctgtgtgcttagggtcattgtactgttggaaccgtcgccccaatctgaggtcctgggccccctggagcaggttttcatcaaggatctctgtactttgctctgttcatctttccctcaatcctgactagtctcccagtccacacagcatgacgctgccaccaccatgcttcaccgtagggatggtgctcggtttcctccagacgtgacgcttggcattcaggccaaaaagactccaatcttggtttcgtcagaccagagaatcttgttgatcatggtctgagagtctttacctgccttttggcaaactccaagtggtccGTCatatgcattttactgaggagtggcttacgtctggcaactctaccataaaggcctgattgttggagtgctgcagcgaTGATTGTGGAGattggaaaaccttccagaagggacagaggaactctggagctctgtcaaagtgaccatcgggttcttggtcacctccctgaccaaggcccttctccccaattgctcagtttggctgggcggccagctctaggaagtcttggtggttccaaacttcttccatttaagaatgatggaggcactgtgttcttggggaccttcaatgctgttaaatttttgctacccttccccagatctgtgccgcaacacaatcctgtctcggagctctacggacaattcctttgacctcatggcttggtttttgctctgacatgcactgtcaactgtgggaccttatctagacagtgtcatagcaaagggtttgaataattatgtaaataaggtttctgtttttggttttaaatacattttcaaatatttctaaaaacctgtttttgctttgtcattatggggcattgtgtgtagaatgaGAACTTATTTTTGATTATCCATTtcagagtaaggctgtaacgtagaaaaatgtggaaaaagtcaaggtgtctgaatactttccgaatgcactgtatagtaggCAAGTGTCGGTGGAATGGGATTTCCTAAAGCCAGATTGGAGCTCATATAGTAGGTATTGTAAGGAAATATGACTCAATCTGCTCGAACAATCTTTTCCATGACCTTTGATAAAATACACAGGATTGAATTGGCCTAACTTACTCCTTTTTTATATACAGAAGAATGACCCTTGCAAGTTTTAGTTCACTTCGAAAAATCCCTAGTTCAGTAGACAGATTTACAAAATGTGAGTTACTCAGGGGGTGATAATTACTGTAGCATCCCTTAAATCTGTCAGGAATGTTGTCAAGGCCAGTTGCTTTGGAATGGTCAAGTTCTTTCAGCTTCTCACAGCTGACTCAGATGCTTTTCCATTTGAAAAAAGTATCTGCTTGAATCCCCTGCTGTGAGTAAAACTGCTGGACTTGACTCTCCCCATAACCGGATTGACTAGGTAACTTGCTAACTAATGTATTAGCTATACCCAAGACGACAAAGCGGTTATCACCGCCAAAGATGCTTcttcaaagtattgactcagggatgtgaatacttacgtaaatgagatatttctgtatttccttttcaatacattagcaaaaatttctaaaaacacgtTTGCACTGTCATTACGGGGTAATGTGTGCGAATCCATTTAAGCCATCTGgaactcaggctgtaacaacaaaatgtggaataagtcaaggagtatgaatactttctgaaggcactgtatgtacataaaAAGGTAAGTATATAGTGACTAGGCAACACGATAGATAATAATGGGTgttattatttacattattagcCCAAAACGTTTAGGGGGTTATTATATTACAGCCGgaaagtatttcgctacacccgcaataacatctgctaaatatgtcaccaataaaatttgattcgcATCTGTTATCctcaagtctaagaagcagtagatctgttctatgtgcgctatgcTTCCTGtttttaagttttgtttttgcatcctTTACTTCCGGTCTTGTACATCAGGtccaaacagctgaaaatacaatgtttttggtTAAGGAAAATATTTCACACCGGTTTAGACTGTACAATGAttttctacactatacttgctgtttttgtcaaactgaaattaggcaaactattagaaattttgcaaccaggaaatggcggcaagatttctgcatagtgcatctttaatccattttgaattcaggctgtaataaaacaaaatgtggaataaatcaagtgtatgaatactttctgaaggcactgtatgtgactGAAACGTGCTTGTCCCACCTAGCCATCATAAccccaggtaaaaaaaaaaaaaattaaacatccTCCCAaacgtaaaaaaaatattttcacatcACGATCCCCCCCGGTACTGTAAAAAAAAGTGCACATTCTCCTCCTTCACTAAATTACCTCAACATGTTTAtgaccacaaataacaataattgtaatgaccctgtgtttataaaaTGCGGATATGGACTTTGCCTTTTCAGCATACTTTTATGGCACAGTCgcagggctacgggccagaaAGTTGAGGGTTCGCCGTCCACCAGACAAGCTCGCTGGCTCTCCCTGCCTGTCATTAAACTACGATCAGAAccggctgcagacaatgatcagctggGGGGGGAAATCAGATTTTTTACCTATTGATGCTATATTTATATAACATCTAAGCAACATATTTTCCaacaacaggtttctgtgccaatgcaccacacaaccaataagcaAAGCATACCGATTTTGGGTGCGTCAACATCAAAGTTAAGAGTTTTTTTTCAACACCCCAATCAAATAGATTACGTTAATCTCTACAGACAGGaaatacatccctccctaccttgtaTCCAGTATCGAAGGTTTGGCTAGAAAATTGTAACAGAGGTCTCTTTTCATTCATCAAAATGGCATGACAGGTGCACAGTTTGGCTGCTGGAATTATATTTTGGACGAATGTGCGCAGATTTGAAATAGCctaatcagattaaaacattttgactggttgtgtttatgacaCATAAAAAGGTATACATTGTAaacattaaaaataaatatttagacTATATTGAAGCGTTAGGTTCTAGGTGTGCGAGGAATAGCTGCTTGGATCGGAGGAGGCAGAACAGAGAATGCGTTAAGCTTTCCTGAATAATTGGGCAGCTGAGAGCATATGTGGCCACATCATTATAGGTTGACTTAGGAGAATAATCAGCAGCAACACACAGCGGATCTCAGTACAGGaacttaaaaaaataaactgccagactggcctgctactgtGCCTTTCCATTATTAAAATGCAATTTCATTTCCGTTCACAGCCTAGAGTATAATTTTGTACTCACTTGAATACAACTCAATTATTCACcgcattgtggtgttgtaggctagtctacatacttttatttttccccaaaaaatattaTCAATGGGGGAGCTTTTTGAACTGCGTGTCTCATGTTTTCACTTTATATTGAAAATTGGTGCAGCTTTTAATGATTTTGTGTATAGTATGATTTCTAGTTAGCCTCTTGCAGATCTGGACAAATGATCCACCTACACTATTGTcattatgaatggtggatagagggcaggataaACCGTTAGACTACATTGAACTGTAGTGTAGTTAGCGCGCAGAAAAGTCAAACCTGCAAAATGGCGAATGTAAACCGAATGTAAACGGAAAAAAACGCACTATCCTCCGTGCCCAATATATAAAGAAACAACCCCCCCGCAAAAAAGTGAAacaaccctcccctattttggaccacTGCCCCCACCGCAGTAATTTCCTGTCCCATAATATTTTTTGTTGATTAGAGGGATGGCTAAATCCACAATGTTGTACTCGAGTGATGCTTGAGGATGGGTATCCAAATAAAGCTAGCAGGAAAACTACCATAAACATCCACTGCGTATATTGTTAGCTAATGTTTATTCATTAACAAGCCCCTAACATGTCTGTTGTGTCTGATGCCATCATAGTGTTGAGGGTTGCATTAAACCAAGGTGGTGGATGGTGTCGAGACAAAAAAACGCTACATAAATTCAATTTATTTATTCACAACCACCATCCCCATGTTGTTGCCTGGTGGACTTCTAAAGCCACATGTTGTGAACACGCACAATCACATAACGCAGGCACCTGATGATTTCAGAGTCAACCATGGGCGCAATGggcagtgagtgagtgacagaatcAAATAGAACATTTCTTTATAATAGATCTCTATGGAGAAATGGGCTTAGGCTGCTGTGGCCTAGAGGAGGGAGAGCGGAGGGGCGCACCTGCTCCACGTTCTGGCCTCGCTTCTGCATGGCCCGCAGGACCCCTTCGTAAGAGTAGCCCATGGCCACTATGGTCTCCACACATTGCCGTTCACTGGGGGAGAGGCTGAGCATCGCCCCGCTGcatgggagagggggaggaccTGTATTTatctatggagggagagagttttTGTAGTGTCATATCTGTATacgggtaaaaaaatatatatatatatatatatatacacacacatctttcTCTTGTCCACAAAACCTCGAAGCCTTTGAGAAGTTTCAGAGAATTAAGCAAAACATTCAGTAATTGAAACTAAGCAAGGCATGTGTGTGCACGAGTGCAAAGCTCACCTGCTTTGGTGCCCCATTTTGGGTGTGTTGGGTATGATTGGGTGGCTCCTCTCTCTTCTGCTGGGGTGCCGGCGGGCTGCCGTTGGGTAGGCTACGTGGTACAGGGGCCAGAGAGTAGGAGTCAAAGATCGAGTCCCCGGGGTCTGACAGCTTGGGGAAGGTCAGCGAGCGGATGTTGCAGGGCCGGTCAGGGTCCATTGTCTCTCCCCGAGCCAGACCCCCGCCTCTGTCCATGTCCTGTAGCACCACAAGCCCGTTAGGTTTGTGGGCAAAGACCGTTTTGGCTGGAAGGCTGGTGGCGGGGAGCTGGGGTGGAGGGGTGCTGCCTCGAGATGCTGGCCTGGGTTGGGGTGCCTCAGGCGGGGATGGAGTCTGCGGCTGGGGCTGGCTCTGGAGGATGTTGCGCAGCTCCTCCCTATCGTCCAGTGTCTTGAGCTCCAGCTTGTCGAAGGGGTCCTCCTCGCGCTCAAAGTCAGCCAGGTTAAGGTACTGTGGGGTCGGGATGCTGGGAGCGGTCTGCCTGGCTGGGGCAGGCAGCGGGGTGAGAATAGCATTGTGGCGCAAGCTGGCCATCAGCGGGTTCATTGCAGGCGGGAGAGCGTCCTGCTCCTCGGCAGGGAATGGTCTCTTCCCCCCGCAGGCCGATCCCCCGTCAGGGTCCTGGGCAGGGGGCAAGTGCTCCCTGCTCTCTAGCTCCGCCCTGGCCGCCTCTGCAGCCCGGGCCTCAGCCAGCTCCGCCCCCCAGCGCACGCTCCGCCTCTCCAGGGAGAAATCATACTGCAGTGCccagagaagagggaagagagagaacccGGCGGGACTAGTTAGTGAGCAGCAGCAGACATGGGATTAAAGGAATGGAGATTAATCAATCCAGCTGAACCTGGTCAAGTcatgagcagtggtgtaaagtacttaagtaaaaatactttcaagtactacttaagtcgtttttggggtatctgtactttactatttaggCGAACTTCTACTtcgctacattcctaaagaaaacaatgtactttttacgccatagattttccctgacacacaaaagtacttgttacatttggacaagaaaatggtccaattcacacacttatcaagagaacatccgtggtcatctactgcctccgatctggcggactcaccaaacacaaatgcttagtttgtagtgttggagtgtgcccctggctatctgtcaaaattgtgcaatctggtttgcttaatagaaggaatttgaaatgatttattcttttacttttgatacttaagtacattttagcaattccatttacttttgatagttaagtatatttaaaaccaaatacttttactcaaatagtagTTTACAGGGTGACCGTCACTCAAGTTATTTTTTataaagttatctttacttttactcaagtatgacaattgagtactttttccacccaaTGGTTATGAGATAGGTCTCATTCATGAGGAGCATGTGCACATTATCGATGCAACCATGGTTTAAATGACACACTACCTTGAATAAGTGCCCCAAAAAAATAATGGGATGGACTGGACCGAGACCATTTCTCAATGCCAACATTGACATTTTAACAGTTAGAGGTGCGCCCCTAATACAGACTCAGGATGTGACAAATGTGAAAATGTCTTAATGTTTAAAAAGCGACTTGTTTATCGGTTTTCCGTTAAAACAATAACATTCCTAAAATTCCATGTGAATTCACAATGCAGCTGCACTGCTGTCAGCAAAGGTTTGGGTCTCACAGTGTGTCCCTTTCAGATGGTTAAGCATTGCAACTGTAGTACCATTACTGTACCTCACTTCCACCTCAAAGTTCGCATTTCtttctcatttaacttctcaaaAGTATTGCTGCGTGATCTGAAAAGTCagtcaattgatcaataataCTCTGAGAAAAATTgtttctttaatttacaatctgtagaaactatgagaagctgaaggatgggactaaaaacaaacaaaaagataactaatgtaaaagatactgtgtccataaaatgtatatagtatgaaCAGTTAgtcgcaagtttacatacacttaggtgggagtcattaaaactcgtttttcaacaactccacaaatttcttgttaacaaactatagttttggcaagtcggttagggcatctactttgtgcatgacaagtcatttttccaaaaattgtttacagacagtttatttcacttcactgtatcacaattccagtgggtcagacgttaacattttacattttacattttagtcatttagcagacgctcttatccagagcgacttacagtagtgaatgcatacatttcatacaatttcatacatttttttttttttttctgtgctggccccccgtgggaatcgaacccacaaccctggtgttgcaaacaccatgctctaccaactgagctacagggaaggctgaggCAGAGGTGTACctgttaacatacactaagttggctgtacctttaaacaacttgaaaattccagaaaattatgtcatggctttagaagcttctgataggctaattgacatcatttgagtcaattggaggtgtacctgtggatgtatttcaaggcctaccttcaaattcagtgcctctttgcttgacatcatgggaaaatcaaaagaaatcagccaagacctcagaaaaataattgtagacctcaacaagtctggttcacccttgggagcaatttccaaatgcctgaaggtaccacgttcatctgtacaaacaatagtatccaagtattaacaccatgggaccacgtcgccatcataccgctcaggatggagatgcgttctgtctcctagagatgaacgtactttggtgcgaaaagtgcaaatcaatcccagaacaacagcaaaggaccttgtgaagatgctggaggaaacaggtacaaaagtatctatatccagagtaaaacaagtcctatatcgatatatcctaaaaggccactcagcaaggaagaagccactgctccaaaaccgccaaaaaaagccagactacggtttgcaactgcacatggggacaaagatcgtactttttggagaaatgtcctctggtctgatgaaacaaaaatagaactgtttggccataatgaccactgttatatttggaggaaaaagggggaggcttgcaagccgaagaacaccattccaaccgagaagcactggggtggcagcatcatgttgtgggggtgctttgctgcaggagggattggtgcacttcaaaataaatggcatcatgaggcaggaaaattgtggatatattgaagcaacatctcaagacatcagtcaggaagttaaagcttggtcacaaatgggtcttccaaatggacaatgaccccaagcatacttccaaagttgtggcaaaatggcttaaggacaaagtcaaggtattgggagtggccatcacaaagccctgacctcaaatcctatagaacatttgtgggcagaactgaaaaggcgtgtgcgagcaaggaggcctacaaacctgactcagttacaccagctctgtcaggaggaatgggaacaaaattcatccaacttattgtgggaagcttgtggaaggctacccgaaacatttgacccaacaatttaaaggcaatgctatcaaatactaattgagtgtatgtaaacttctgacccactgggaatgtgatgaaagaaataaaatattaaataaatcattctctctactattattctgacatttcactttcttaaaataaagtggtgatcctaactgacctaagatagagaatttttactaggataaaatgtcaggaattgtgaaacactttagccaaatacatttaaactcagttcatgtaaacttccgacttcaactgtataagctGGGAGTAGGAGCCTTAGTGttattgtccattagtttactcctaTTAatggaggggtggtagggttagggggaaaataagaaaaaaatataagggggattggaaatgatgcagacaattacattgatagaagccacaatccaTATGCAATATTAAATCAGCTTTAATATTAAAtcttaaagctgatccaccctcTTGCCTTTCTCTGCCATTTTTTCAACTGTTAACGACAATGACATAAGTGGAGGAGCATCGACTCCAAAATAATTGATTCCTCTACTCCTTGCACATCGACTCCCAATGTCGACTCCCATTTCTGAGTGTCAGGATTCCTATGATTAAGTATTTTTGAAAAAGGAGGAGACCAATTAGTTGCGGTACTTCCGAGAACAAAAACACTTGCATCTTTCATAGCAAACTAGCAAGGGacggagagaaaggggaggggcACAGAATAGGCAGGTCAGACAGTCAGAAATGTGCACTAGGCCTATCTGCAATAGCATGCTGTATCTCAcaatttcttggcttgcaatgtctcagaacttcagtaaagcagggcatcatcaatgaataggctacaaTATTTTGATGAGCGATATGGAACACTTCGCTCTCACACAGTATCTGAACACGTGCATGGGTTCGCATCACACTGTTCAGTGCGGTAGCGAGGGCACCAAAACAgcggagaagttgagcctcgAGCTTCAATGCTCTTACTTGTTACGGAAATTGTCCCACTAGGCCTATACTGCTTGCTTTCTGCATCTACATCATATGGCTGAGTCTACCTTTCAATTACCCAACTTTTCCCAGGCCTTTATAGCCTTTCGTCTAGTTAGGCTATAACACAGAAAATAAtgttttgtgataactgcactTTGATTGTAATTTTTTTATATTGCGTAATTTAAGTGTTTCGGTTACGTATTTTTCTTAACGTTAAGGATCCCAGACTAATATAAAGAGGGTGCGATACAAATCACCCCCAAGCATCCCAATCATTGAAACCCTTGATGCAACAGCGCCAAAGTCAGAAGACTTACCTGCAGATTGGCAAGCACAGAGTCACAGTCAGGCAGGCAGATGCCAACGGGAAGCCCCACTTTGGCAGGGCAGCGGAACTTATCGTTGATTTTGAAGGGAACGTCATCAAGGTAGCTAATGGGTCCTGGAAAAACAGTTTGAGAAGGTGGCCTGAATGAAAATTACACCAAAATGAGCAGACGGATGGAGAAAAtgaagaggcagaaagagagacacactcaCCATTGTTGTGGGTATCAGACTTCTTCGCAGCCATTTAGagtctaaaacacacacagagcttaTGAGTGGACGCAGTGAAACAAAACCGAGATCAACACCACATCTACCATTACAACTGTATCCCTGCCTGTCCATACCTGACCAGAGTTGCATCATGGTAAGGTTACAGGTTTTGGATACATAAAAAATAAGCACATCATCACATTTTAACATTGCATTtaggtaatttagcagacacttatctagAGTAATGCATTCAACTAAAGTTAGGTAacaccacatatcacagtcaactattttatttattaaaactgtAGATGTTTCAACCGTCATGTAGCCAACATCAGAATGAATATAAGGTGGCGTGCTTCTGGtgagccccccctcccctccaaaaAGCAGTGACATGTCCCCAGGTGCACAAGGCCAATTAAGG
Protein-coding regions in this window:
- the ubap1 gene encoding ubiquitin-associated protein 1; the encoded protein is MAAKKSDTHNNGPISYLDDVPFKINDKFRCPAKVGLPVGICLPDCDSVLANLQYDFSLERRSVRWGAELAEARAAEAARAELESREHLPPAQDPDGGSACGGKRPFPAEEQDALPPAMNPLMASLRHNAILTPLPAPARQTAPSIPTPQYLNLADFEREEDPFDKLELKTLDDREELRNILQSQPQPQTPSPPEAPQPRPASRGSTPPPQLPATSLPAKTVFAHKPNGLVVLQDMDRGGGLARGETMDPDRPCNIRSLTFPKLSDPGDSIFDSYSLAPVPRSLPNGSPPAPQQKREEPPNHTQHTQNGAPKQINTGPPPLPCSGAMLSLSPSERQCVETIVAMGYSYEGVLRAMQKRGQNVEQVLEYLFTHARLCERGFDPSAIEECLDTFQNSEEKALEFLSLMTRFCEMGFEKDTIKEVLLVHNNDQDKALEDLMSHASAS